A segment of the uncultured Desulfobulbus sp. genome:
CAGTTATTGCGGAGATACAAGGCTCCAAAGCTGTTCGCACCTATATCGGGTGGTCGGGCTGCGGAAGTCGCTATCCTGGTTATGTGGGGGCGGTGCCCAGGTTACAGACGCCGGCTTTGGCCCTTTATAGATATCTGTGCGAACACGCGGATCACGGTCGAGCGAAGGCCTGTAAGCCGGCTTTCGATGATGCATTATCAAATTTTAATGCACCAATGGTCGTTAACTGGGGAAGCGGGGTAAGTCGTCTTCAGCGGTCGGTGCCTGGCGGCGTGTATGATTTTTGTACTCCTCGTGCGGAAACGGTTTGGCAAAAGGTTAGGTATTCGGTTCGTCAGCTTAGCTCCGCTTTGCAGCAATCGTTTTCAGAGAGTGATGAAAGAGGTGAGCGTGAAGAATGTATGTTTACCGACACGGTGCACGCGACCTGGCTGAATGTGACTCAAAACGCTGTTCCCGAATTTTTAAGAAATGCCCTGAAGGGTAAACTCGTGCTTGTCGGGGCGAAAGTTGATGGGGTGAATGATCATATAATAACGCCTGTTAATGGTCAAGTCCCAGGGGTCTATCTTTTTGCAATGGCACTGGATAATTATATGACATATGAGGATGACTATTTTAAGTCAATGACATTGCCTCAGTCGATTTTATTTGAAATTTCATCAATCGTTATAATTAGTTTCGTTGCTTTATTGTGGAAAAAGAAAATTATTGATTGCTATGTTAATAAAAACTTTTATAAGTTAGCAACTATTGATGTATTTGTGTCGATTGTTTTTTATATGCTTGGTAAATTAATTATTCCAGTAATTATTAGCTTCATTATCGCTTTTTTGTCGTGGTTTTTATTTAATTTTGCTCCTATGGATTGGATTGGAATTTCTGCATTGTCATTTATTATAAGTCAGATAAAGTTAATTGATATTAAATTATTCGAAAGATATTATCTAATAATTTGTAAAAAAAGTATATTTTAATTTTTAAGTGAGGTAGCTATGATTAAAATTACCGTTTTTTCATTATTTTTAATATTTTTTGTATCTCTATCTTCTGGGATATGTGGGCAGAAAATACGAGGTGTTGTGAACAAGAATATTCGATATTATGATGCTAATGGAATTGAAATTGGTCAATTCAATGATGTCGTTGATGATGAGATAAAAGGAGTTGAGGTATTAGCTCATGGAAAGAGAGGCCTTATTCAAATTAATTTTCGTGATAGAAATAATGTATGGATAAGATCTTCAAGCGTAAGAGTTGATTTGTATGAAATTACAATTACACCCCCCGTTACATATCCATATGATGATACAAAGCCTGTTAGTAGCGGTATTGGAGGTAATCGTGCAAAATAATAAACAAATTTTTTATATAATAATTATAATAGGTATATGTATTAATTTTGGTTGTGTTAGAAACGGTGGTGTAAATATTGATCTATCTGAAGGTCAAAGCATCCTTGATGCTGTCAATTCAAAATACAAAGATGATAAAAAATGGTTCGATGACGCTATCTTACAGAAAAAAGAATTTGAATTGAAGTATGCAGGTGGTTCTCGTCCTGAATTGTCAGTTTATTTGGAAAATGATATTTATCTCTTTAATGATCCTAAACTTTTGTTCTACATCCATGGGATAATTGATAAACTTTTAACGGGTTGGCATGGCGTGAAGCCTGAGTTCGAGGTCGTTGTTGAAACTGGGGAAGATTTTAATGCCTATGCCGACGAGCTTAATTTGGTTCATCTCAGCACAGGTCTGCTTAGAGGGGTTGAAAGCGAAGATCAACTTGCGGCTGTCCTTGCCCACGAAATATCACATATCTTACTCCGTCATCATAGCGGAAGCAGTTTAGTGGAGCGAACTGAATCTGCTCTGGAAATGGGAGGGGTGCTTATGCTGGCTGCGGGAGCTATGGCAGACAGTGTTGCTGAGAGTGACGAATATGCTCAAAAAGGGGCTGACGGTCTGCTCGCCTGTCAGTCGCTTGGGCTTGTTTGGGCGGACATCCTCGCCCCGCAATGGTCACGGGAGGATGAAGAGCAAGCTGATAAGATGGGCCTGGATCTGTTGATGCGTGCAGGGTACAACTACGAAGAGTTGACTGCAGTTATTGAGAAAATATATGATGATTCGCCATATCGGTCTGACAGGCTCAAGTTGCTGGAAAATGTTGCATTTCTTTTGATTGACAAAAAGACTGCTGCCCTAGATGTTCCGGGTAATGAAACATTATGTGAATTTGTGAAGAAATTTTCTGCTGAAAGCCAAAAAGAATTGGTGGAGAGTGTTGTTAAAAGAATAGAGTCGAGAAATATTAGTCATGAAAACCGTGAAGAACGTATTGATTCTATTAAGGAATATTTACAGAAAGTCTATTCTGGAGGAGACCTTCCCCCTGAAAGCCGAGTGAAGGAGTTTGAGGCGAATGTCGGTAATAGAAAAATGAAGGAATTTCTTGAAAAAGATTTGGAGGCAATAAAAGTTATCCAAACTGTTAATGCTGATGAAATTAGAGGCGTTCTTGAGAACGTTAGTTTGCGTCGAAACCTCGGTCACGCTCATTCACCCTCAATTATTTCGGCACGATCAAAAATCGCAATTTTTGAACAAAAGCTTTCTGCCGCAAAAAATTATCTAGCAAAACTTACAGCCAATGAGCAAGCACCCTCTGCGGCCTATATTAAACTGGCAGAGCTCTATTTAATTGACGGTGATTATAGAGCGGCGGAGAGGGTTGTACGATCCGGTGGCCATGTAATTGGGAGAAATTTTAAATTTTTGCCAACACTTATTCGTGTACAGAAAAATGCAGGAAAAATGGATGCTGCAGAGGCTACTGTATTCGAATGCAAAAAATTCGATGATGAAAGAAAATTTTCTTTGGCTCGTGCTCTGTTCAATACCATGGGGGAAAGTTACTATGACAGGTGTGTTGCGGTGCTCGGGTACGATCCACAAACAAAGTCGGAACAGTCATCGGGCCTAGGTCCAGATATTTTGGGCACCTTTAAAAAAAGTATAACTCCCTTGTTTTAGTGGGGAAAAGGTACGATAGAAGGTCGGTGGCTGAATTTCTTCCGTTGATGGTGTCGGCTTTTAAGCCGATGTCCTTGGTTGGAAAGGAGATCACTGGTTCGATCCAATAGCGTCTGATCGATCTGCGGGCATCGGCAACAGAGTTACGGGCTTGGAGATACGCCTCTTTGTGCTTAAAGGACCGCTAATTTTGTCGTTCTCGTAAAAAGGCCCGAGAACGACGTTTCGAGCTTCGCAAGATGCTGATTTCACGATGCGTGACATTCAGGTTTTTGACTTTTTACGAAGCCATCAATTTTTGCAGGCACAAAAAAAGCACTTACCGATTAATCGATAAGTGCTTGAATTTACTTGGCTGGGGGACAGGGATTCGAACCCCGATAAGCGGAGTCAGAGTCCGCTGTCTTGCCGTTAGACCATCCCCCAGCATGTGAGAATGTGCGGGCCAAGATAGATGAATTGGCCGTGAATGTCAAGCAAAAATCTCTCTTCTTTTCACTCTCGTTAGGACAGGGTGCTGCAGCCCACTCTTTCAGGAGATGATCAATCCGGCATAGCCGACCACCTGGCTGGTGTCGCCGCTGGCCTCTCCCGAATCGGTGTAGCGAACCAATTCTGCCCTGGTGGCACCCAGTTCCTGTGCCGCCAGCAGGGCAATGGTGGTGGGCATGATGCCGCACATGGAAATCCGCTGGCCGAGCACCGTGGTGTACAGTCCCTGGGCATCCATGGCGAGAATCCGTTCAATGGCCAGGGAGTCTTTATGACTGGCAGACTGCCGTGATTCGTAATGGCTCATGTCGGTTGAGGCGAGGATCAGCACCGGCCTGCGTAGGCTGCCTATGGCAACGGCCAGATCCCGGGCTACCTGTTGGCAGTCCTCAAAGGAGAGGCTGGAGACCACCAGGGGGACGATGTTCACCCCTGGCTGGACTAGCTGCAGAAAGGGGACCTGTACCTCGAGCGAGTGCTCGTAGAGGTGCGCCTCCTCATCGGCCTGGATAAGTGAGGATGCCTGCAGGATGGCCTCGGCCAGTTGTTGGTCGACGGGGACGGTGCCCATGGGCATCTCCCAGTCATCGCGGCCAAGTGCCAACGTTCGGCCACGACCATGGTGGTTTGGGCCCATGATCAGCACCGTTTGCGGCACCCGCACCCGGGCAATGGTTGCTCCTGCGGTGGCACCGGAATAGATATAGCCGGCATGGGGCATGACCACGGCCAGGGCCTCTTGCTTGGCGGACTGGGCAACGTGCGGGGTCAAATCAGCAACTGCACGGCCCAAACTTGCGGGATGGCCGGGGTAAAAACGATCTGCAACGACTGGCATCCTGGTCATACGCGCCTCCCTTGTTCCTGCAGTCGTCGCTGCAGGCTTCTATTTTTTTACTTCCCAGCTGGTTCCTTCCGGACCGTCCTTGAGCACGATATTGTGGGCAAGGAGCTGGTCGCGCACCTCGTCGGAGGCCGCCCAATCCTTGGCGGCCCGCGCCTGGTTGCGTCTTTCGATGAGCACGTTGATCTCGTCTTCGTTCAGATCAATCTCCGCCAGCATCTTTGCCTTGTTGCGTGCCACGACCTCGGCCGGAGATTGCTGCACCAGGCCGAGTACCCCGGCGAGCTCGCGGAAGGTGGCCGCTGTGGTCTTGAGGATTGCTACATCGGCTGCGGCCGGCTGTTCGGGCAGCACACGCAGGATCTTGTTGATCCCTTTGATTGCATCAAAAAGGTGGGCCAGGGCCTGGGCGGTGTTGAAATCGTTGTCCATGGCCTGGTGAAAGCGTTCGGTCAGGGCCTCCAGGTTTTGACGATCCTTATCTGTGATGACGGACTGGCCATCGCCCGCCGCCTGCAGTTCGTCGACCTTGGCCAGGCACTCGTACATCCGCGCCAGCCCGCTGACCGCATCCTGCAGGGCAGCTTCAGTGAAATCAAGCGGATTGCGGTAGGTGGTGGAGAAGATGAACAACCGCAACACCTCGGGCTCGTACTGCTTGAGCACGTCGCGGATGGTGAGGAAGTTGCCCAGCGATTTGGACATCTTCTCATCCTTGATGGTGACAAAGCCGTGGTGCATCCACATTTTGGCAAAGGCCTTGCCCGATGCTCCGCAGCTCTGGGCGATTTCGTTTTCATGGTGGGGGAAGACCAGATCCTTGCCGCCGCCATGGATGTCGAAGGTGTCGCCCAGATACTTGCGGCTCATGGCCGAGCATTCAATATGCCAGCCCGGCCGGCCATCACCCCAGGGGCTCGGCCATTTGGGTTCGCCCGGTTTTGCCCCTTTCCAGAGGACGAAATCCATGGGATGTTCCTTGCGGTCGTTGACCTCGACCCGGGCGCCGGCCTGCATATCTTCCAGGCCGCGACCGGAGAGCTGGCCGTAGCCATCGAATTTTTCCACCCGAAAATAGACGTCACCGTCCGCCGGATAGGCCATGCCCTTGTCGACCAACTCCTGGATCAGGTCGATCATCTCCTGGATATGTTCGGTGGCTTTGGGCTCGAGGTCCGGCCGCAGGGTGCCCAGGGCATCCATATCGGTGTAGAACTCGTTGATAAACCTGAGCGCCAGTGCTCCGCTGTCAATGGACTGTTCGTTGGCCCGTTTGATGATCTTGTCGTCAATGTCCGTGAAGTTACGAACAAAGGTCACTTTGTAGCCGCGATGCCGCAGGTAGCGGACCACCATGTCAAAAACAAGGGCGGAGCGGGCGTGACCGATATGACAGTAATCGTAAGAGGTTATCCCGCAGACATAGAGTTTCACATGTCCCTCTTCAAGGGGGCGCAGCGGTTCCTTTTTACGGCTTAGGGTATTGTAAATTTTGATCGACATCCTGTTTTTCCAAAAAGGGGTGAAACAACCTGTTGAGCGTGTTCGACAAAGCTCTAATGTACTACAACTTAGGCAGAACTCAAAACCTTATTGTGCATCTTGACGGTATTGCGCCGACACCATCGGTAAAAGCAGGAGCCCCGGAACCGCGGCCAATGCACAGCCGACAAAAAACAGCGGCCAACCGGTGTGTTCGGCGACCCACCCTGCGGGTGCGGCGATGATCACCCTGGGGATGCCCATGCAACTGGAGAGCAGGGCATATTGGGTGGCGGTGAAACGTTTGTTGGTCAGTGAGGCCATATAGGCCACATAGGCGCTGGTGCCCATGCCGCTGGTCAGCTGTTCGAGGATGATGGCCACGGCCAGTCCGGGCAGGGAGTAGCCGATGAGGGCCAGCCCGGAAAAACTGAGAATGGCGACCGCCTGGAGGAAGCCGAAAATCCACAGGCTGCGGATAATACCGATGCGCAGGAGGATGGTTCCGCCGATAAACCCGCCGGCCAGCGCCGACCAGAACCCGAACAGCTTGGCCCCGGCACCGATCTCGGTGTTGCTGAATCCAAGATCAAGGTAAAAGGGCGTGGTTAGGGTGGAGGCCATCTGGTCGCCGAGTTTGTAGAGCAGGATGAAGAGCAGCAGCATCAGGGCGCGATCCCGCTTGAAATATTCAATGAAGGGGTCGCAGACGGCCTCGTTGAAGGATTTGGGCGCTTTGGGATGCAAGTTCGGTTCCCTGCACCAAAGCGTGGTGACAACACCAATAAACAGGGTAAAGGCCATCAGCAGATAGACGCGGGAAAAGGCCATGTGATCGGCAAGGATGAGTCCGCCACTGCCCGCCAGCAGCATGCCCACCCGGTATCCGTTGACATAAAACGAGCTTCCCAAGCCCAGTTCGTTGTCGCTGAGATCCTCCCGGCGGTAGGCATCGACCACGATATCCTGGGACGCGGAAAGGAAGGTGACGAAAAAGGCGGCCAATGCCACCATCCAGGGAGTCTGCTTGGGATCGGTCAGGCCAAGGCCGATCAGGGCCAGGAGCAGGAGCAGCTGGAGGACAAGCATCCAGCCCCGCCTGCGTCCGAAAAGGGGCGGGATGAATCGGTCGAAAATCGGTGCCCAAAGGAATTTGAGGGTGTAGGGCAGGCCGACCAGGGAATAGAGGCCAATGACGGTGAGGTCGACCTGTTCCGCCTTCATCCAGGCCTGGAGCACGGAGCCGGTCAGTAACAGGGGCACGCCGCAGGAAAAACCCATAAGAAAGGACACCAGCATGCGCGGAGAAAAAAACTGGCGCCAAAATGTGTTGGTCATATGATTGGTGGAATTGGATGTTATACGCTTGGCGGTTGATTTGGGGGGAGGGGGAAAGCTATTCTGCCTGCCTTATACAACCATGCCTGCGGGTTTGTCATTCAGAACGGATGCGAGGGGCGCTCGCTCTCATTATTATAACGGTTTGAAAGGCTGGTAGAGCGGGTCGCCGATCAGCACCATCTGCCAGGAGAGAAAGGGCAGGGTGATCAGGTAGGTTTCGCCCAGGCTGAGGTACCCCTCAGAGAGTTTGGCAAAGAACAGGTCGGGCAGCGGGAATGCCTGCGCATAGGGTTCATACACCGGGCCGATGGTGGCGGCAATACCCCGTTCCAGCATCCGTTTGCACCAGACCTGGGAGCCCTCCTGTTTGAGGGTGGTGCATTCGGCACTGGCAATATGGTAGCCGATGGCACCGCGCACCCAGGTAAAGGCATCGATATAATGAGCCAGGCTGTACCATCCGCAATAGAGGGCCGCTCGAGGACAGGTTCCTGGCTGGAACAGCTCAGGCTTCTGGTCGAGGTGGACCATCATTCGCCCGCCTTGACTGATCTTTTCCGCAGCCCTATGGATTGCGGCATCATACAGGGCGTAACCGCTGAGATTTTTCGCCTCCTGCGGCATGGGCCAGCGGGCATCAAAGTAGGCTTCCCCCTGCAGCCCTGTTTTCTCGGTGGCGATGGCATCGTCAATGATGCGGCGAACCGTTGCCGGGTTAGGGCCGTCCAGGCGGCTCACCATGAGCACCTTGTCTTTTTGCAGCAGTGTTTTCTGGTTGTGAAATCCAAGGAAATAGGGGTTGGGAAGCCAGCCTTCGAGCGGATACTTTTCGGTGAGCACCAGGGCAAGCTCGGAGTCGACCGCGGCTCGGTCATCCATCTTTTCCGGTTTCATCAGTTTGCGGGCATTATACGGCGGGAGCTCGGGCTTGATCGCCAGGGGGAGGCCGTACATGGTCACCAGGCAACGGACAGGATGGCGTGAGTCCTGTTTCGCCAGGGCCTCGCGTACCGGTTTGAGGATGGTCTGGCTGAACTCCTGTCGGGAGCAGCGTTCCTCCCCACTGCTGCTGATGCGTATCAGGTGATCCGCAGGAATACCACGCCGCTTCATGTAATACTTGGCCAGGGCCAGGCTGTTGTTGGTGCGGACATTGGCGATGACCATGATCTCATCCGGGGCAAGGGCAAGGCTCAGCGATGGCGCGAGCAGCAGTGCACAGAGAAAGAGAACCTTGATCGGAAATTGACTGGCGCGAGAAGGCATGGGGGATTACCTTGAGGGGCTGATCTTGTTCGATATTTTTTTAGCATAGAGGATAACCCCCGTGATTGACAAGAAGAATGAGGACGAAATCCAAGACTTTCGCCGCCGTCTGCTCCTCTGGTTTGGAGAAAACCAGCGACCTCTGCCCTGGCGCGAAACCTATGCACCCTACCACGTCTGGATCTCCGAAATTATGGGGCAGCAAACGCAGATGGAGCGCGTTGCCCAGTATTTTCGTCGCTGGATTGATCGCTTCCCCACCGTCGTTTCCGTGGCCCAGGCGCCGGAACAGGCCATCCTCAAGGCCTGGGAGGGGCTTGGCTATTACAGTCGGGCCCGCAATATCCAGCGCGCTGCCCAACAGATGGTTGCCGGCGGAATCGCGGACATCCCCGCCGACCATGATGCCCTGCTTGCCCTGCCGGGGATTGGACCGTATACCGCTGCCGCCATTCTCTCCATCGCCTATAATCAACCGGTCCCGCTCAAGGACGCCAATGTGGAACGGGTCTTTGCCCGGTTGGCGGATATCGATCGTCCCCTCAAGCAGACAGCCACCCAGAAGCGGATTATTGCCCTGGCAGAGAGCCTGCTCGACCGGGAATCCCCCCGGCTGTACAACCAGGCGCTGATGGAGCTTGGCGCCCTTGTCTGTACGCCCAAAAAACCGGCCTGCGATCTGTGCCCGGTGCAGATGCACTGCCGTGCCTTGAAGGCGGATACCGTCGAATTTCGCCCCTTGCCCACCGACAAACAGAAAAAAATCGAAATAGTCATGGCCTGCGGTATCTTGCATCATCAAGGGCGAATCTTTGTTCAGCAGCGGCTTGCCGATGACATTTGGGGGGGATTGTGGGAATTTCCAGGCGGTCGCCTCGAGGAGGGAGAACTCCCGCGAGAGGCCGCGATTCGTGAAGTGGAGGAGGAGACCGGCTGGCAGGTGTCCGGGTTGATGCCCTTCAAGACCGTGGTCCATCACTACACCCGCTACCGGGTCACCCTGCACGGATTTATCGCAGAGATGCCAGGAACGTTCAATGAACCGATCCTGACCGCTGCCCAACAGTATGCCTGGACTCCGTTTGGGGGCTTGAGCGATTATCCCTACCCCGCAGGGCACCGCATGCTGGTGGAGGCCCTGTGCGCCGGTTCTTTTCCGGGAATTAGGTAATATTACCTAGTGGTAAATTTCTTGGAACAACAAACCGTTGTTTAGTCTTGCCTCTTTGTTTTACGATTTATCGGAAATGAAATTGTATTCTTTTGGGAAGGGTGGTAAATTCTTTCGATGTGTATGATTCCTCTTCTGTGGAGAATGGTATTGGAACTGCTGTTCGCTGTTTTCCTATGCACCTTGTTTTCTACGGTAACGTTGCGATACGTGCTGTATCGCAATCCGTCAAACGCACATTTCACACAACTCAGCTAATTTCTGTGTCGTATAACGAACTGAACATACCCAATATGCAGGAGGAGGTCGATCGCCTCAGTACCAACTGGCGAACCCTGCTCGATGCAATGCCGGAGATGGTTTTTCTCCTCCGTGGCGACGGCGGTGTCGAGTACATGAACCGGAGCGCCAGGACCTGCTTTGGTCATCCCTGCACCAACGAGGTGTCTGCAAGTTTGGCTGCGGTGGGGCAGTCGTGCCGCGAAAAAACCGCAAACGGAACGAAAAACGAGAATGGCAAAAAGGCCAAGGTTATCGAAACCATGGTCGCAACCACGCCGGTGGAGTACTCCTCGGTCCCCTTTGTCGGCTACACCGGTGAACAGCTGATCATGCTGGTGATGCGCGACATCACCGAGCGGAAACAGTTCGAGCAGGAATTGCTCCAGTTCAACACCAGTATCGAAACCATTCTCGAGCAGAAGATCGGCGAATTGCAGGCCAGCGAAGAGATGCGCAACCGGCTGATGCGGCAGGTGAACAGCCTCAAGAGCCAGCTCG
Coding sequences within it:
- a CDS encoding AmpG family muropeptide MFS transporter is translated as MTNTFWRQFFSPRMLVSFLMGFSCGVPLLLTGSVLQAWMKAEQVDLTVIGLYSLVGLPYTLKFLWAPIFDRFIPPLFGRRRGWMLVLQLLLLLALIGLGLTDPKQTPWMVALAAFFVTFLSASQDIVVDAYRREDLSDNELGLGSSFYVNGYRVGMLLAGSGGLILADHMAFSRVYLLMAFTLFIGVVTTLWCREPNLHPKAPKSFNEAVCDPFIEYFKRDRALMLLLFILLYKLGDQMASTLTTPFYLDLGFSNTEIGAGAKLFGFWSALAGGFIGGTILLRIGIIRSLWIFGFLQAVAILSFSGLALIGYSLPGLAVAIILEQLTSGMGTSAYVAYMASLTNKRFTATQYALLSSCMGIPRVIIAAPAGWVAEHTGWPLFFVGCALAAVPGLLLLPMVSAQYRQDAQ
- the mutY gene encoding A/G-specific adenine glycosylase; protein product: MIDKKNEDEIQDFRRRLLLWFGENQRPLPWRETYAPYHVWISEIMGQQTQMERVAQYFRRWIDRFPTVVSVAQAPEQAILKAWEGLGYYSRARNIQRAAQQMVAGGIADIPADHDALLALPGIGPYTAAAILSIAYNQPVPLKDANVERVFARLADIDRPLKQTATQKRIIALAESLLDRESPRLYNQALMELGALVCTPKKPACDLCPVQMHCRALKADTVEFRPLPTDKQKKIEIVMACGILHHQGRIFVQQRLADDIWGGLWEFPGGRLEEGELPREAAIREVEEETGWQVSGLMPFKTVVHHYTRYRVTLHGFIAEMPGTFNEPILTAAQQYAWTPFGGLSDYPYPAGHRMLVEALCAGSFPGIR
- a CDS encoding M48 family metallopeptidase produces the protein MQNNKQIFYIIIIIGICINFGCVRNGGVNIDLSEGQSILDAVNSKYKDDKKWFDDAILQKKEFELKYAGGSRPELSVYLENDIYLFNDPKLLFYIHGIIDKLLTGWHGVKPEFEVVVETGEDFNAYADELNLVHLSTGLLRGVESEDQLAAVLAHEISHILLRHHSGSSLVERTESALEMGGVLMLAAGAMADSVAESDEYAQKGADGLLACQSLGLVWADILAPQWSREDEEQADKMGLDLLMRAGYNYEELTAVIEKIYDDSPYRSDRLKLLENVAFLLIDKKTAALDVPGNETLCEFVKKFSAESQKELVESVVKRIESRNISHENREERIDSIKEYLQKVYSGGDLPPESRVKEFEANVGNRKMKEFLEKDLEAIKVIQTVNADEIRGVLENVSLRRNLGHAHSPSIISARSKIAIFEQKLSAAKNYLAKLTANEQAPSAAYIKLAELYLIDGDYRAAERVVRSGGHVIGRNFKFLPTLIRVQKNAGKMDAAEATVFECKKFDDERKFSLARALFNTMGESYYDRCVAVLGYDPQTKSEQSSGLGPDILGTFKKSITPLF
- the amrB gene encoding AmmeMemoRadiSam system protein B; its protein translation is MTRMPVVADRFYPGHPASLGRAVADLTPHVAQSAKQEALAVVMPHAGYIYSGATAGATIARVRVPQTVLIMGPNHHGRGRTLALGRDDWEMPMGTVPVDQQLAEAILQASSLIQADEEAHLYEHSLEVQVPFLQLVQPGVNIVPLVVSSLSFEDCQQVARDLAVAIGSLRRPVLILASTDMSHYESRQSASHKDSLAIERILAMDAQGLYTTVLGQRISMCGIMPTTIALLAAQELGATRAELVRYTDSGEASGDTSQVVGYAGLIIS
- a CDS encoding CHASE2 domain-containing protein codes for the protein MNHSAEKVQDDNVLCYRTLIIIFFAAILSTFFSKFDPFGVKSAASMHSEEIFMRVIGGPWYQSKGSNSITVVLVDEDYLSQVGESWPLTYIQQSFLLNDILQYEPKAIFLDFLYRHNHETVEGGLQQLVRTIDHASDIGVPIFLPYLVERQLGRNTCDASSMGDGIGDGAVSNNETVIAEIQGSKAVRTYIGWSGCGSRYPGYVGAVPRLQTPALALYRYLCEHADHGRAKACKPAFDDALSNFNAPMVVNWGSGVSRLQRSVPGGVYDFCTPRAETVWQKVRYSVRQLSSALQQSFSESDERGEREECMFTDTVHATWLNVTQNAVPEFLRNALKGKLVLVGAKVDGVNDHIITPVNGQVPGVYLFAMALDNYMTYEDDYFKSMTLPQSILFEISSIVIISFVALLWKKKIIDCYVNKNFYKLATIDVFVSIVFYMLGKLIIPVIISFIIAFLSWFLFNFAPMDWIGISALSFIISQIKLIDIKLFERYYLIICKKSIF
- the cysS gene encoding cysteine--tRNA ligase encodes the protein MSIKIYNTLSRKKEPLRPLEEGHVKLYVCGITSYDYCHIGHARSALVFDMVVRYLRHRGYKVTFVRNFTDIDDKIIKRANEQSIDSGALALRFINEFYTDMDALGTLRPDLEPKATEHIQEMIDLIQELVDKGMAYPADGDVYFRVEKFDGYGQLSGRGLEDMQAGARVEVNDRKEHPMDFVLWKGAKPGEPKWPSPWGDGRPGWHIECSAMSRKYLGDTFDIHGGGKDLVFPHHENEIAQSCGASGKAFAKMWMHHGFVTIKDEKMSKSLGNFLTIRDVLKQYEPEVLRLFIFSTTYRNPLDFTEAALQDAVSGLARMYECLAKVDELQAAGDGQSVITDKDRQNLEALTERFHQAMDNDFNTAQALAHLFDAIKGINKILRVLPEQPAAADVAILKTTAATFRELAGVLGLVQQSPAEVVARNKAKMLAEIDLNEDEINVLIERRNQARAAKDWAASDEVRDQLLAHNIVLKDGPEGTSWEVKK
- a CDS encoding TIGR03790 family protein, yielding MPSRASQFPIKVLFLCALLLAPSLSLALAPDEIMVIANVRTNNSLALAKYYMKRRGIPADHLIRISSSGEERCSRQEFSQTILKPVREALAKQDSRHPVRCLVTMYGLPLAIKPELPPYNARKLMKPEKMDDRAAVDSELALVLTEKYPLEGWLPNPYFLGFHNQKTLLQKDKVLMVSRLDGPNPATVRRIIDDAIATEKTGLQGEAYFDARWPMPQEAKNLSGYALYDAAIHRAAEKISQGGRMMVHLDQKPELFQPGTCPRAALYCGWYSLAHYIDAFTWVRGAIGYHIASAECTTLKQEGSQVWCKRMLERGIAATIGPVYEPYAQAFPLPDLFFAKLSEGYLSLGETYLITLPFLSWQMVLIGDPLYQPFKPL